One window of the Trifolium pratense cultivar HEN17-A07 linkage group LG2, ARS_RC_1.1, whole genome shotgun sequence genome contains the following:
- the LOC123909169 gene encoding aluminum-activated malate transporter 12-like: MFPIVHVSGKEMTMGDSENENGKIIGKWNKHVHVFGERLRKVPSLVWKTTWNVGYEDPRRVIHAFKVGLSLTLASLLYLLEPLYHEIGQSAIWAVMTVVVVLEFTSGATLCKGLNRALGTLLAGLLAFIVSYIATASSDRIFQAVIIGAAIFFIGGLSTYMRFIPYIKKNYDYGLVIFLMTFNLIALSSYRVDSVLKIAHERLSSIAIGCAICLIMSLLMFPNWSGEDLHNSTAFKLEGLAKSIEACVNVYFYGEVDTNGDNKSSEDPIYKGYKNVLDSKSIDETLALHASWEPRHSCHRFPWQQYVKVGAILRQFGYTVVALHGCLRSEIQTPRSVRAMFKDPCIRLAAEVSKVLIELSNSIRNRRHCSPEILSDHLHEALQDLNTAIKSQPRLFLGPKHKHNHANNMLKIAAAQVEQGRQGKTSGFSLSSVKTDSSALFEWKTKRDSLMQLKENERKSLRPQLSKIAITSLEFSEALPFAAFASLLVETVAKLDLVIEEVEELGRLACFKEFTPGDEIVVTCEEPRVDVSRNNLPSHGME; the protein is encoded by the exons ATGTTCCCTATAGTGCATGTTAGTGGCAAGGAAATGACAATGGGTGATAGTGAGAATGAGAATGGAAAAATCATTGGGAAGTGGAACAAACATGTGCATGTTTTTGGTGAGAGGCTAAGGAAAGTTCCTAGTTTGGTTTGGAAGACTACATGGAATGTTGGTTATGAAGATCCAAGAAGAGTGATTCATGCATTCAAAGTTGGTTTGTCTCTCACTTTAGCTTCTTTGTTGTATTTGTTGGAGCCACTTTACCATGAGATTGGGCAAAGTGCAATTTGGGCTGTCATGACTGTGGTTGTTGTGCTTGAGTTCACTTCTG GGGCAACTTTATGCAAAGGGCTTAACAGAGCATTGGGGACACTGTTAGCTGGATTATTGGCATTCATTGTTAGCTATATTGCAACTGCATCATCTGATCGGATCTTTCAAGCTGTTATCATTGGAGccgcaattttttttatag GAGGTTTATCTACTTATATGAGATTCATTCCCTATATAAAGAAGAACTATGACTATGGCCTAGTTATATTTCTCATGACATTTAACTTGATTGCTTTGTCAAGCTACCGTGTCGACAGTGTGTTGAAGATAGCACACGAACGCTTATCCTCCATTGCTATAGGTTGTGCCATTTGCCTTATAATGAGTCTATTGATGTTTCCAAATTGGTCAGGAGAAGACCTGCACAATTCTACTGCTTTCAAGCTTGAAGGCCTTGCCAAATCTATAGAGG CTTGTGTCAATGTATATTTTTATGGAGAAGTTGATACCAACGGAGATAACAAATCGTCTGAAGATCCCATATACAAAGGTTATAAAAATGTTTTGGATTCAAAATCCATTGATGAAACACTG GCATTGCATGCAAGTTGGGAGCCAAGGCATTCTTGTCACAGATTTCCATGGCAGCAGTATGTAAAAGTTGGAGCCATTCTTCGCCAATTCGGCTACACCGTGGTAGCTCTACATGGTTGTTTGAGATCAGAAATTCAG acgCCAAGATCAGTCAGAGCCATGTTCAAGGATCCATGCATAAGGCTTGCAGCAGAAGTATCAAAAGTACTAATAGAACTTTCCAACAGTATAAGAAACCGTCGCCATTGCTCGCCTGAAATACTCTCTGATCATCTTCATGAAGCCTTGCAGGATCTCAACACTGCCATAAAATCTCAACCTCGTCTCTTCTTAGGCCCGAAACACAAACACAACCATGCAAACAACATGCTCAAAATAGCTGCTGCACAAGTTGAACAAGGTAGACAAGGAAAAACCTCAGGATTCTCGTTATCGAGTGTTAAAACTGATTCTTCTGCATTGTTTGAATGGAAAACCAAAAGAGATTCATTAATGCAGTTGAAGGAAAACGAAAGAAAGTCTTTGAGACCTCAATTGAGTAAAATTGCAATCACTAGTCTTGAATTCTCTGAGGCACTTCCTTTTGCTGCTTTTGCATCTTTGCTTGTGGAAACAGTTGCAAAATTGGATCTTGTGATCGAGGAAGTTGAAGAACTTGGGAGATTAGCTTGCTTTAAAGAGTTTACACCTGGTGATGAGattgttgtgacttgtgaggaACCACGGGTTGATGTTTCGCGCAACAACTTACCTTCTCATGGAATGGAATAG
- the LOC123910212 gene encoding uncharacterized protein LOC123910212 — MGLFRKFFGFLGFPKDDDHDDHNSKDDSDDHPAAGQPRPPNFRVREAGIPRKGFSVPVQVVQDRPQLGPVLVPSTSGDGGLQGLGWYAKHLRIDEDGDVANKFLDEVSSQTPAAFAADHHKATARFKLKHDTRPVKVRQQLLSSDGKFQQVVEHQGKLQLV; from the exons ATGGGACTTTTCAGAAAGTTTTTCGGATTCCTAGGGTTTCCTAAAGACGATGACCACGACGATCACAATTCCAAGGATGACTCCGACGATCATCCCGCCGCCGGTCAACCTCGTCCACCTAACTTCCGCGTCAGAGAAGCCGGTATTCCTCGTAAAGGTTTTAGCGTCCCTGTTCAGGTTGTTCAAGATCGTCCTCAACTTGGTCCTGTTCTCGTTCCTTCTACCTCCGGCGACGGTGGTCTTCAG GGTCTGGGGTGGTATGCAAAGCATCTTAGGATAGATGAAGATGGAGATGTAGCCAATAAATTCCTTGATGAGGTATCTTCACAGACCCCTGCTGCATTTGCTGCAGATCATCATAAAGCAACAGCAAGGTTTAAACTGAAGCATGACACTAGGCCAGTCAAAGTGAGGCAACAGCTCCTATCATCAGATGGGAAATTTCAGCAGGTTGTGGAACACCAGGGTAAATTGCAGTTGGTATAA